One window of Xanthomonas sp. 10-10 genomic DNA carries:
- a CDS encoding type 4a pilus biogenesis protein PilO produces the protein MSKKSFKLSDLDFNNIGGWPQQARIVFCVVVGLFIMVLAWFLSISGKRDDLEGLESTETQLRTEFETQQGRAVNLEPLKQQLAQMEQVLQQMLRQLPSKTEMPDLIIDISQTALSSGLSNELFQPGPESPKEFYAEKPIALRMVGSYHQFGAFVSGVASLPRVVILTMHDINLKPKDAKAGITPRGALELSGTVKTYRYLDDEEMAEQEKAAADAAKKGGQ, from the coding sequence ATGAGTAAGAAATCATTCAAGCTCAGCGATCTGGACTTCAACAACATCGGCGGTTGGCCGCAGCAGGCGCGCATTGTGTTCTGCGTGGTGGTCGGCCTGTTCATCATGGTGCTGGCCTGGTTCCTGTCGATCAGCGGAAAGCGCGATGATCTGGAAGGGCTGGAAAGCACCGAAACCCAGCTGCGCACCGAGTTCGAGACCCAGCAGGGGCGTGCGGTGAACCTGGAGCCGCTCAAGCAGCAGCTCGCGCAGATGGAGCAGGTGCTGCAGCAGATGCTGCGTCAGCTGCCCAGCAAGACCGAAATGCCGGACCTGATCATCGACATCTCGCAGACCGCGCTGTCCAGCGGCCTGTCGAACGAGTTGTTCCAGCCGGGCCCGGAATCGCCGAAGGAGTTCTACGCCGAGAAGCCGATCGCCCTGCGCATGGTGGGCAGTTACCACCAGTTCGGTGCCTTCGTCAGCGGCGTGGCCTCGCTGCCGCGCGTGGTGATCCTGACCATGCACGACATCAACCTCAAGCCCAAGGACGCCAAGGCCGGTATCACGCCGCGCGGTGCGCTGGAGCTGTCCGGCACGGTCAAGACCTATCGTTATCTGGACGATGAGGAAATGGCCGAGCAGGAAAAGGCGGCGGCCGACGCTGCGAAGAAGGGCGGCCAATGA
- a CDS encoding PilN domain-containing protein yields MARINLLPWRAERRKAREREFYSMLGFAALVGVLLSALIWFYYDAQISGQTERNAFLTTEIDKVKAQNEEIKELDKKKDRLLARKKVIEELQANRSQMVHLFDSLVRTIPDGVALTNIKQDGDILTLEGRSQSNARVSAYMRNLEGSGWMTNPDLSIIEAKSQDKAAGPPAASSMDTKALPYVFTLKVKLANPNEADKNGAAPAVVDPAAPAATPAGTTPAAPAAAPAPATPPSAPAAAPQAAPAPANRPQEGAAS; encoded by the coding sequence ATGGCAAGAATCAATCTACTGCCCTGGCGCGCCGAGCGCCGGAAAGCGCGCGAGCGTGAGTTCTATTCGATGCTCGGCTTCGCCGCGCTCGTTGGCGTGCTGCTGTCGGCGCTGATCTGGTTCTACTACGACGCGCAGATCAGCGGCCAGACCGAGCGCAATGCGTTCCTGACCACCGAGATCGACAAGGTCAAGGCGCAGAACGAGGAGATCAAGGAACTCGACAAGAAGAAGGACCGCCTGCTTGCGCGCAAGAAGGTGATCGAGGAACTGCAGGCCAACCGCTCGCAGATGGTGCATCTGTTCGATTCGCTGGTGCGCACCATTCCCGATGGCGTGGCGTTGACCAACATCAAGCAGGACGGCGACATCCTGACCCTGGAAGGCCGCTCGCAGTCCAACGCGCGCGTCAGTGCCTACATGCGCAACCTGGAAGGCTCGGGTTGGATGACCAATCCGGATCTGTCCATCATCGAAGCCAAGAGCCAGGACAAGGCGGCCGGACCGCCGGCAGCCTCGTCGATGGATACCAAGGCATTGCCTTACGTGTTCACGCTGAAGGTTAAGCTGGCCAACCCGAACGAGGCTGACAAGAACGGCGCCGCGCCCGCGGTGGTGGATCCGGCTGCACCGGCTGCCACGCCGGCGGGTACGACGCCCGCTGCCCCGGCAGCGGCACCTGCGCCTGCAACGCCGCCGAGCGCACCTGCGGCTGCACCGCAGGCAGCGCCGGCGCCTGCCAATCGGCCGCAGGAGGGGGCGGCGTCATGA
- a CDS encoding pilus assembly protein PilM encodes MGLLPKSQSPLIGVDISSTAVKLLQLSRSGNRFRVEHYAVEPLPPNAVVEKNIVEVEAVGEAIRRAINRSGSKAKNAAAAVAGSAVITKLIPMPADLDDSDLEAQVELEATNYIPYPIEEVNLDFEVLGPMPNSPDMVQVLLAASRSENVELRQSALELGGLTAKVMDVEAFAVENAFALVASELPVAADAVVALVDIGATMTTLSVLRSGRSLYSREQVFGGKQLTDEVMRRYGLTYEEAGLAKRQGGLPESYEVEVLEPFKEATVQQISRLLQFFYAGSEFNRVDCIVLAGGCAALSRLPEMVEEQLGVTTVVANPLAQMTLGPKVQAHALALDAPALMIATGLALRSFD; translated from the coding sequence GTGGGGCTTTTACCCAAGAGTCAGTCGCCACTGATTGGTGTCGATATCAGTTCTACTGCCGTGAAGCTCTTGCAGCTGTCGCGCAGCGGGAACCGTTTTCGCGTGGAGCATTACGCGGTGGAGCCATTGCCGCCGAATGCGGTCGTGGAAAAGAACATCGTTGAAGTCGAGGCGGTGGGCGAAGCCATTCGCCGCGCCATCAACCGTTCCGGCAGCAAGGCCAAGAACGCGGCTGCGGCCGTGGCCGGGTCTGCGGTGATCACCAAGCTGATCCCGATGCCGGCCGACCTGGACGACAGCGACCTGGAAGCCCAGGTCGAACTGGAAGCCACCAATTACATTCCTTACCCGATCGAGGAAGTGAATCTCGATTTCGAGGTGCTCGGCCCGATGCCCAACAGCCCGGACATGGTCCAGGTGTTGCTGGCTGCCTCGCGCTCGGAGAATGTCGAGCTGCGCCAATCGGCGCTGGAACTGGGTGGTCTGACTGCCAAGGTGATGGACGTGGAGGCCTTCGCGGTCGAGAACGCGTTTGCCCTGGTCGCCAGCGAACTGCCGGTGGCCGCCGATGCGGTGGTGGCGCTGGTCGATATCGGCGCCACCATGACCACGCTGAGCGTGCTGCGCTCCGGTCGTAGCCTGTACAGCCGCGAACAAGTGTTCGGCGGCAAGCAGCTCACCGACGAAGTCATGCGCCGCTACGGCCTGACCTACGAGGAAGCCGGCCTGGCCAAGCGTCAGGGCGGTTTGCCGGAAAGCTACGAGGTCGAAGTGCTGGAGCCGTTCAAGGAGGCAACGGTGCAGCAGATCAGCCGTTTGCTGCAGTTCTTCTATGCGGGCAGCGAATTCAATCGCGTCGACTGCATCGTGCTGGCCGGCGGTTGCGCTGCGCTGTCGCGGCTGCCGGAGATGGTGGAAGAGCAGCTGGGCGTGACCACCGTGGTGGCCAACCCGCTTGCGCAGATGACGCTGGGTCCGAAGGTCCAGGCCCACGCGCTGGCGCTGGATGCGCCCGCCCTGATGATCGCCACCGGCCTGGCCCTGAGGAGCTTTGACTGA
- a CDS encoding penicillin-binding protein 1A has protein sequence MLSSAIPRVRPQPNPASSILCDQEICNRNLSYMPRIRRWLGWILATLVVLALLGAIAAGGLYYAISSKLPDVQSLKQVELQEPMYVYSSDGRLMAVYGETRRYPIQMKDVPLRLKQAFLATEDARFYEHGGVDYKGIARAVWLLASTDAKRVPGGSTITQQVARQFFLSSEYSYTRKLAEILLARKIESELSKDEIFELYLNKSFFGNRAYGVGAAAEYYYGKKMSELSLDEMASLAGIPKFPSSGNPISNPERARERRDYYVLQRMADLGFVTQAEADAAKAVPMHAKPHEPPVEVYAPYVAELVRQEMIAKYGGDVLNKGYHVTTTIDSTLQTGADAAVAEGLRLYDHRHGWHGVEQHFDVAADADAPALAKHLAGAFTQGGLRAVIVARTNADGGVTVVLSDKTELTLPPSASRWTNKTPAKLLTRGDLTRIRAGEKDGEWIIDQLPRGQAALVSLDADSGALRALVGGFSFAGNKFNRATQARRQPGSSFKPFVYASAFEKGFNPASIVLDAPVVFRDRRGKTWSPQNDGGGFRGPMRLREALVQSRNLVSVRLLDAIGVDFARKYISQFGFQEAELPPNLSMSLGTASLTPLSVARGYAVFANGGSRVDTWIVDEVKDRDGTVVFKEVPAVACRTCALQGGTAAPVSQVVDGFNFGAQAPATPPAAPATDAAPTPAQAAPAAIAETKIAPRAIDARTAYQLVSMMRDVVQRGTGTAAKVLGREDVGGKTGSTNDHRDAWFSGFGGPYATTVWVGRDDFRSLGYREYGGKAALPIWIDYMRVALKDKPIAANDPPEGMTQATINGAVEWVKNEDLDRLQDYDYGLQEQQDEKAFDIF, from the coding sequence GTGCTGTCTTCTGCGATCCCCAGAGTTCGGCCCCAGCCAAACCCGGCGTCATCTATACTCTGTGACCAAGAAATCTGCAATCGGAATCTCTCTTACATGCCCCGTATTCGCCGTTGGCTGGGCTGGATCCTGGCCACGCTCGTTGTGCTCGCACTGCTCGGCGCCATTGCTGCCGGCGGCCTGTATTACGCCATTTCCTCGAAGTTGCCGGACGTACAGTCGCTCAAGCAGGTCGAGCTGCAGGAGCCGATGTACGTCTATTCCAGCGACGGTCGCCTGATGGCCGTCTACGGCGAGACCCGACGCTACCCGATCCAGATGAAGGACGTGCCGCTGCGCCTGAAGCAGGCCTTCCTGGCGACCGAGGACGCGCGTTTCTACGAGCACGGGGGCGTGGACTACAAGGGCATCGCCCGCGCGGTGTGGCTGCTGGCCAGTACCGACGCCAAGCGCGTGCCGGGCGGCTCGACCATCACCCAGCAGGTGGCGCGGCAGTTCTTCCTCAGTTCCGAATACAGCTACACCCGCAAGCTTGCCGAGATCCTGCTGGCGCGCAAGATCGAGAGTGAGCTGAGCAAGGACGAGATCTTCGAGCTGTATCTCAACAAGAGCTTCTTCGGCAACCGCGCCTACGGCGTCGGTGCCGCCGCCGAGTACTACTACGGCAAGAAGATGAGCGAATTGAGCCTGGACGAGATGGCGTCGCTGGCCGGTATCCCCAAGTTCCCGTCCAGCGGCAACCCGATCAGCAACCCCGAGCGCGCGCGCGAACGCCGCGACTATTACGTGCTGCAGCGCATGGCCGACCTGGGCTTCGTGACCCAGGCCGAAGCCGATGCCGCCAAGGCGGTGCCGATGCATGCCAAGCCGCACGAGCCGCCGGTCGAGGTGTACGCGCCATACGTGGCCGAGCTGGTGCGTCAGGAGATGATCGCCAAGTACGGCGGCGATGTGCTCAACAAGGGCTACCACGTCACCACCACCATCGATTCCACCCTGCAGACCGGCGCCGATGCGGCGGTTGCCGAAGGCCTGCGCCTGTACGACCACCGCCATGGCTGGCACGGCGTGGAGCAGCATTTCGATGTCGCCGCCGATGCGGATGCACCGGCCCTGGCCAAGCATCTGGCCGGCGCGTTCACCCAGGGCGGTCTGCGCGCGGTGATCGTGGCACGCACCAATGCCGACGGCGGCGTGACCGTCGTACTGAGCGACAAGACCGAGCTGACCCTGCCGCCCAGCGCCAGCCGCTGGACCAACAAGACCCCGGCCAAGCTGCTGACGCGCGGCGACCTGACCCGCATCCGCGCTGGCGAGAAAGACGGCGAATGGATCATCGACCAGTTGCCGCGCGGCCAGGCCGCGCTGGTATCGCTGGATGCCGACAGCGGCGCACTGCGCGCCCTGGTCGGCGGCTTCAGCTTTGCCGGCAACAAGTTCAATCGCGCTACCCAGGCACGCCGCCAGCCCGGTTCCAGCTTCAAACCGTTCGTGTATGCGTCGGCGTTCGAGAAGGGCTTCAACCCGGCCTCGATCGTGCTGGATGCGCCGGTGGTGTTCCGCGATCGTCGTGGCAAGACCTGGTCGCCGCAGAACGATGGCGGCGGCTTCCGCGGCCCGATGCGGCTGCGCGAGGCGCTGGTGCAATCGCGCAACCTGGTGTCGGTGCGCCTACTGGATGCGATCGGCGTCGATTTTGCACGCAAATACATCAGCCAGTTCGGTTTCCAGGAAGCCGAGTTGCCGCCCAACCTGTCGATGTCGCTGGGCACCGCGTCGCTGACGCCGCTGTCGGTGGCGCGCGGTTACGCGGTGTTCGCCAATGGCGGCTCGCGCGTGGACACCTGGATCGTGGATGAGGTGAAAGACCGCGACGGCACTGTGGTGTTCAAGGAAGTGCCTGCGGTGGCCTGCCGCACCTGTGCGTTGCAGGGCGGCACGGCCGCGCCGGTGAGCCAGGTGGTGGACGGGTTCAACTTCGGCGCCCAGGCGCCGGCCACGCCGCCGGCGGCTCCGGCCACCGACGCGGCGCCGACGCCAGCACAAGCCGCACCGGCGGCGATCGCCGAAACCAAGATCGCGCCACGCGCCATCGATGCGCGCACCGCTTACCAGCTGGTGTCGATGATGCGCGACGTGGTTCAGCGCGGCACCGGCACGGCGGCCAAGGTGCTGGGACGCGAAGACGTGGGCGGCAAGACCGGCTCGACCAACGACCACCGCGATGCCTGGTTCTCCGGCTTTGGCGGCCCGTACGCCACCACCGTGTGGGTGGGCCGCGACGACTTCCGCTCGCTCGGCTATCGCGAGTACGGCGGCAAGGCCGCACTGCCGATCTGGATCGACTACATGCGCGTGGCACTGAAGGACAAGCCGATCGCTGCCAACGACCCGCCCGAGGGCATGACCCAGGCCACCATCAATGGCGCGGTCGAGTGGGTCAAGAACGAAGACCTGGATCGCCTGCAGGATTACGACTACGGCCTGCAGGAACAGCAGGACGAGAAGGCGTTCGATATCTTTTGA
- a CDS encoding citrate synthase, whose translation MSDLDQVTLNAGDKSVVLPVLKPTLGNDCVDISKLTKETGLFTYDSGFTATASCKSAITYIDGDNGVLLYRGYPIEQLAEKSSFLEVSYLLMNGELPTADEFKKFDHEVTHHTMMHESLKNFLGGFRHDAHPMAMLAGSVASLSAFYHDTLDLNDPEQRRQAAIRLIAKVPTLAAAAYRYSIGWPIRYPRNNLNYVDRFLHMMFEVPSEPLEINPVVAKALDLLFILHADHEQNASTSTVRLVGSTGANPYASVAAGITALWGPAHGGANEAVLKMLEEIGTADNVESAVAKAKDKNSSFRLMGFGHRVYKNFDPRAKIIREMTHKVLGELGVNDPLLEVALKLEEAALKDDYFVQRKLYPNVDFYSGLIYKALNIPVEMFTVMFAIARTAGWVSHWLEQQVDPEMKIGRPRQIYTGYDKRDYTDSAKR comes from the coding sequence GTGTCCGATCTTGATCAGGTCACGCTCAACGCCGGCGACAAGTCGGTCGTTCTGCCGGTTCTCAAGCCCACCTTGGGCAATGACTGCGTCGATATTTCCAAGCTGACCAAAGAAACCGGTCTGTTCACCTACGACTCGGGCTTTACCGCCACCGCCAGCTGCAAGTCGGCCATCACCTATATCGATGGCGACAACGGCGTGTTGTTGTACCGCGGCTATCCGATCGAACAGCTCGCCGAGAAGTCCAGCTTCCTGGAAGTGTCGTATCTGCTGATGAACGGCGAACTGCCGACGGCGGACGAATTCAAGAAGTTCGACCACGAAGTGACGCATCACACGATGATGCATGAGTCGCTGAAGAACTTCCTCGGCGGTTTCCGCCACGATGCGCACCCGATGGCCATGCTGGCCGGTTCGGTCGCCTCGCTGTCGGCGTTCTACCACGACACCCTGGACCTCAACGATCCGGAACAGCGCCGTCAGGCCGCCATCCGTCTGATCGCCAAGGTGCCGACCCTGGCCGCCGCCGCATACCGCTATTCGATCGGCTGGCCGATCCGCTACCCGCGCAACAACCTGAACTACGTCGACCGCTTCCTGCACATGATGTTCGAAGTGCCGAGCGAGCCGCTGGAGATCAATCCGGTTGTCGCCAAGGCACTGGATCTGCTGTTCATCCTGCATGCCGATCACGAGCAGAACGCCTCGACCTCGACCGTGCGTCTGGTCGGTTCGACCGGTGCCAACCCGTATGCGTCGGTCGCTGCCGGCATCACCGCGCTGTGGGGCCCGGCACATGGCGGCGCTAACGAAGCGGTGCTGAAGATGCTCGAAGAGATCGGCACTGCCGATAACGTCGAGTCGGCCGTGGCCAAGGCCAAGGACAAGAACTCCTCGTTCCGCCTGATGGGCTTCGGTCACCGCGTCTACAAGAACTTCGACCCGCGCGCCAAGATCATCCGCGAGATGACCCACAAGGTGCTGGGCGAGCTGGGCGTCAACGACCCGCTGCTGGAAGTGGCGTTGAAGCTGGAAGAAGCCGCGCTGAAGGACGACTACTTCGTGCAGCGCAAGCTGTACCCGAACGTGGACTTCTACTCGGGCCTGATCTACAAGGCGCTGAATATTCCGGTGGAAATGTTCACCGTGATGTTCGCCATCGCGCGCACCGCCGGTTGGGTGTCGCATTGGCTGGAGCAGCAGGTCGACCCGGAAATGAAGATCGGCCGTCCGCGCCAGATCTACACCGGTTACGACAAGCGCGACTACACCGACAGCGCCAAGCGTTAA
- a CDS encoding type B 50S ribosomal protein L31 — protein MKDNVHPNYKDVVFHDVTSDFKILTRSTMGSKETVKWEDGQEYPLIKVEISSASHPFYTGKHKVIDTGGRIDKFQKRYAR, from the coding sequence ATGAAAGATAACGTGCATCCCAACTACAAAGACGTCGTCTTTCACGACGTGACGTCCGACTTCAAGATTCTGACCCGTTCCACCATGGGCTCGAAAGAGACCGTGAAGTGGGAAGACGGCCAGGAATATCCGCTGATCAAGGTGGAAATTTCCTCGGCGTCGCACCCGTTCTATACCGGCAAGCACAAGGTGATCGACACCGGCGGCCGTATCGACAAGTTCCAGAAGCGCTACGCGCGCTGA
- a CDS encoding nucleoside hydrolase, translating into MTKRIPLLIDTDPGVDDALALLMAFNDARHEVVGLTIAAGNVGLEHTVRNALKVCEIAGRADVPVYAGCPQPLLHPSVDAAHVHGIDGFGDVGLPAARRSAEAEHAALAILRLSHDYAGELLLVALGPLTNLALALTLDPTLPQRVGRLVVMGGALTGHGNITPAAEFNIGFDPEAAHIVFRGFPHFDVADWEATIAHGLLHRDVEQWLAADSARARFYEEISRKTRLWSEDSRGEYWYAADALAMAFALHPEGAQRLEQRPVHIELSGTHTRGMTLVDWNRQGGAPDNANLLLEYDRQRFYGLVGAALAAG; encoded by the coding sequence ATGACAAAAAGAATACCGCTGCTGATCGATACCGACCCGGGCGTGGATGACGCGCTGGCGTTGCTGATGGCGTTCAACGACGCCCGCCATGAAGTGGTCGGGCTGACCATCGCCGCCGGCAACGTAGGGTTGGAGCACACCGTGCGCAACGCCCTGAAGGTCTGCGAGATCGCCGGCCGCGCGGATGTGCCGGTGTATGCCGGTTGCCCGCAGCCGCTATTGCACCCCTCGGTCGATGCAGCGCACGTGCACGGCATCGATGGCTTCGGTGATGTCGGCCTGCCGGCGGCCAGGCGCAGCGCCGAGGCCGAGCATGCGGCGCTCGCCATCCTGCGTCTGTCGCACGACTACGCCGGCGAGCTGTTGCTGGTGGCCCTGGGCCCACTGACCAACCTGGCCCTGGCGCTCACCCTGGACCCGACCCTGCCGCAGCGCGTCGGCCGGCTGGTGGTGATGGGCGGGGCGCTGACCGGGCATGGCAACATCACGCCTGCCGCCGAATTCAACATCGGCTTCGACCCGGAGGCGGCGCATATCGTGTTCCGCGGCTTCCCGCACTTCGACGTGGCCGACTGGGAAGCCACCATCGCGCACGGCCTGCTGCATCGCGATGTCGAGCAATGGTTGGCGGCCGATAGCGCCCGCGCCCGCTTCTATGAAGAAATCTCGCGCAAGACCCGCCTGTGGTCCGAAGACAGCCGTGGCGAGTACTGGTACGCCGCCGACGCGCTGGCGATGGCGTTCGCGCTGCACCCGGAAGGCGCCCAGCGCCTGGAGCAGCGCCCGGTCCATATCGAACTGTCCGGTACGCACACCCGCGGCATGACCCTGGTGGACTGGAACCGGCAGGGTGGCGCGCCCGACAACGCCAACCTGCTGCTGGAGTACGACCGCCAGCGGTTCTACGGCCTGGTCGGGGCGGCGTTGGCGGCCGGCTAG
- the recG gene encoding ATP-dependent DNA helicase RecG, which yields MPRARVATPSLAVAGQASLSSLPGVGPKVADKFAARGILSVQDLWLHLPLRYEDRTRLTTIAQLQSGVPAQIEGRVEAVERGFRFRPVLRVAISDESHGSVVLRFFHFRAAQVAQFAVGTRVRVFGTPKPGQNGWEIVHPSYRVLAVGEDAQLGDSLDPVYPVLEGVGPATLRKLIGQALERLPPEAALELLPPHWLQDEQLPSLRSALLTMHRPPVNSDPQQLLAGRHPAQQRLALEELLAHQLSLRRQRIALQRFRAPQLRGGRLVQQLRNALPFQLTGAQHRVFEQIAHDLAQPSPMLRLVQGDVGSGKTVVAALAAMLAVEQGKQVALAAPTELLAEQHLTNLRGWLEPLGVRIVWLAGKVTGKARAAAMAEVASGQAQVVVGTHALMQEAVVFHDLALAIIDEQHRFGVHQRLALRDKGAAAGSVPHQLVMTATPIPRTLAMSTYADLDVSAIDELPPGRTPVQTIVLSAERRPDLVERIRAACAEGRQAYWVCTLIEESEDPGKAAPAGPPRIEAQAAEVTFEALSAQLPGVRVALVHGRMKPAEKQKAMLDFKQGRSDLLVATTVIEVGVDVPNASLMIIENAERLGLAQLHQLRGRVGRGAAASSCVLLYQGPLSMMARQRLETMRQTNDGFVIAEKDLELRGPGELLGTRQTGLASFRIADLARDAGLLPRVQVLAERLLADAPEIADRVVARWIGSAVRYAAA from the coding sequence GTGCCCCGCGCGCGCGTCGCCACGCCGAGCCTGGCCGTCGCCGGCCAGGCTTCGCTGTCCAGCCTGCCCGGCGTTGGCCCGAAAGTGGCCGACAAGTTCGCCGCGCGCGGCATCCTGAGCGTGCAGGACCTGTGGCTGCATCTGCCGCTGCGGTATGAAGACCGCACCCGGCTGACCACGATCGCGCAGCTGCAAAGCGGCGTGCCGGCGCAGATCGAAGGGCGGGTGGAGGCGGTGGAGCGCGGCTTTCGCTTTCGCCCGGTGCTGCGCGTGGCCATCTCGGACGAGTCGCACGGCAGCGTGGTGCTGCGCTTTTTCCACTTTCGCGCCGCGCAGGTGGCGCAGTTTGCGGTCGGTACGCGCGTGCGGGTGTTCGGCACGCCCAAGCCCGGCCAGAACGGTTGGGAAATTGTCCATCCCAGTTACCGCGTGCTCGCGGTAGGCGAAGACGCACAACTGGGCGACAGCCTGGATCCGGTCTATCCGGTGCTCGAAGGCGTCGGCCCGGCCACGCTGCGCAAGCTCATCGGCCAGGCACTCGAGCGGTTGCCGCCGGAGGCCGCACTGGAGTTGCTGCCGCCGCACTGGCTGCAGGACGAACAACTGCCCTCGCTGCGCAGCGCCTTGCTGACCATGCACCGCCCGCCGGTGAACAGCGATCCGCAGCAACTGCTCGCTGGCCGGCATCCGGCGCAACAGCGGCTGGCGCTCGAAGAACTGCTTGCGCACCAGCTCAGCCTGCGCCGCCAGCGCATCGCCCTGCAGCGCTTCCGTGCCCCGCAATTGCGCGGCGGCCGCCTGGTACAGCAACTGCGCAACGCATTGCCGTTCCAGCTTACCGGGGCGCAGCACCGCGTGTTCGAACAGATCGCGCACGACCTGGCGCAGCCCTCACCGATGCTGCGGTTGGTGCAGGGCGATGTCGGCAGCGGCAAGACCGTGGTCGCTGCCCTGGCGGCGATGCTGGCTGTGGAGCAGGGCAAGCAGGTCGCCCTGGCCGCGCCCACCGAACTGCTGGCCGAGCAACACCTCACCAACCTGCGCGGCTGGCTGGAACCGCTGGGCGTGCGCATCGTCTGGCTGGCCGGCAAGGTCACCGGCAAGGCACGCGCGGCGGCGATGGCCGAGGTCGCCTCCGGCCAGGCCCAGGTGGTAGTCGGCACGCATGCCTTGATGCAGGAGGCGGTGGTGTTCCACGACCTGGCGCTGGCCATCATCGACGAGCAGCACCGCTTCGGCGTGCATCAGCGCCTGGCGCTGCGCGACAAGGGCGCAGCCGCCGGCAGCGTGCCGCATCAGTTGGTGATGACCGCCACGCCGATCCCGCGCACCCTGGCGATGTCGACCTATGCGGATCTGGACGTCTCGGCCATCGACGAGCTGCCGCCCGGCCGTACGCCGGTGCAGACCATCGTCCTGAGCGCCGAACGGCGCCCCGATCTTGTCGAGCGCATCCGCGCCGCCTGCGCCGAAGGGCGCCAGGCGTATTGGGTGTGCACGCTCATCGAAGAAAGCGAAGACCCGGGCAAGGCTGCACCGGCCGGCCCGCCACGCATCGAAGCGCAAGCCGCGGAAGTCACCTTCGAGGCCTTGTCGGCGCAGCTGCCCGGCGTACGCGTCGCGCTCGTGCACGGCCGCATGAAACCGGCTGAAAAACAGAAGGCCATGCTGGATTTCAAGCAAGGCCGCAGCGATCTGCTGGTTGCCACCACCGTGATCGAAGTCGGCGTGGACGTGCCCAACGCCTCGTTGATGATCATCGAAAACGCCGAGCGGCTGGGTCTGGCCCAGTTGCACCAGCTGCGTGGCCGGGTCGGTCGCGGTGCGGCGGCGTCCAGTTGCGTGCTGCTCTACCAGGGGCCGCTGTCGATGATGGCGCGTCAACGCCTGGAAACCATGCGTCAGACCAACGATGGTTTCGTGATCGCGGAAAAGGATCTGGAGCTGCGCGGTCCCGGCGAACTGCTGGGCACGCGCCAGACCGGCCTGGCCAGTTTCCGCATCGCCGATCTGGCCCGCGACGCCGGCCTGCTGCCGCGCGTGCAGGTGCTGGCCGAGCGCCTGCTGGCCGACGCGCCGGAGATCGCCGATCGCGTGGTCGCGCGCTGGATCGGCAGCGCGGTGCGGTATGCGGCCGCTTGA
- a CDS encoding RidA family protein: MSQIIHTDQAPAAIGPYSQAVRAGNTVYFSGQIPLDPATGEIVPGDIGAQARRAFDNLKAVAEAAGGSLDKIVRLGLYLTDLGQFAAVNAVMQEYFQAPFPARSTIEVSGLPKGAGFEVDAVMVLE, translated from the coding sequence ATGTCCCAGATCATCCATACCGACCAGGCGCCTGCCGCCATCGGCCCTTACTCGCAGGCAGTGCGCGCCGGCAACACGGTGTATTTCTCCGGCCAGATCCCGCTGGATCCGGCCACCGGCGAGATCGTGCCGGGCGACATCGGTGCGCAGGCGCGCCGTGCGTTCGACAACCTCAAGGCGGTGGCCGAAGCGGCCGGTGGCTCGCTCGACAAGATCGTGCGGCTGGGCCTGTACCTGACCGATCTGGGCCAGTTTGCCGCCGTCAACGCGGTGATGCAGGAGTATTTCCAGGCCCCGTTCCCGGCCCGTTCCACCATCGAAGTCTCCGGCCTGCCGAAGGGCGCCGGTTTCGAAGTCGATGCGGTGATGGTGCTCGAGTGA